Within Elizabethkingia sp. JS20170427COW, the genomic segment CAACTTCAAAATAAGCAGCGTAATTGCCATAATATACATATTTCATAGGGTCGGTTTCGGCGTATCTTACTCTTATTGAGTGAGTTGTGTGTATCATTTTAAGTTGTTTTCTATTCTTACAAATATATTTTTAAATAATCAATAGCTAAACATTTTTTTTTAAGACTTTTATTTTTCATATTTGTCATCCCTATAAATTTAAGCGCAAAAACTACTAACTTTCTATGGAGCAAGATATTACTATTGTATGGGATAATTGTCTACGTTTTATGCGGGATAATCTCAACTCAATCGAGGAAAAAGAAGGTATCTCCAAATTGGATGATTCTTTTACTTTGCTTTTTTCCAAAGTGAAGCCTCTAAGCTTAGTTGAGAAAAACCTTACCCTACAAGTACCTAGTGATTTTTATAAAGAATATATAGAAGATAATTATTTGTCTTTGCTTTCTGCTGCTCTAAAGAAAAATATTGGTAAAGGAGTTAAGTTGTGGTATTCTGTAAAGGAAACAATTCCACAAACTCATGAAAAACCAGTACAGCAGCAAGTAAAAGGACAGTCTTTTCAGACTCCTAAACCTCAACAGATTATGAATCCTGCTTTTGCTCAGCAGGTGGTGAATCCCTTTGTTGTTCCTGGGATTAAAAAGATAAACATCAATAGTCAACTAAACCCTAGTTTAACTTTTGATAATTTTATAGAAGGAGAAAGTAATAAATTTGTTTCTACCGTTGCAAAGACCATTGCAAAGAGACCTGGAGCAACTTCGTTTAACCCGTTATTTATCCATGGTGGAGTAGGTGTAGGAAAAACTCATATCGCTCATGCTGTAGGATTGGAGATTAAAAATTTGTATCCTGAAAAGGTAGTTTTATACGTATCTTCAGAGAAGTTTATCCAACAATTTGTCTCTGCTGCAAAATCTCAAAGCAAAGCTGATTTTGCTAATTTCTACCAAATGGTAGATTGCTTAATCATTGATGATATTCAGTTCCTTTCTAGTAAATCGGCAACACAAGATATGTTCTTCCATATCTTTGATCATTTGCATCAAAATGGAAAACAAATTATCCTTACTTCAGATAAAGCGCCAGTCGATATACAAGATGTTCAAGAGCGTATCGTTTCTAGATTTAAATGGGGGCTTTCTGCAGAAATCAAATCTCCAGATTATACCACTCGTAAAAAAATTGTAATTAATAAATTGCATAGAGATGGTATTGCCCTTAGCGAAGAGTTAATCGATTATTTAGCAACAGAAGTTACAGCGAATGTAAGAGAACTTATCGGTATCATCAACTCAGTTATCGCATACTCTATGTTGTTGAAAACAGAGATGACTTTAGATTTGTTGAAAGAAACCATTAGTAAAATTTCTGCAAATAAAAAGAAAACGATTAATATCTCTACTATTCAAGATGTTGTATGTAAATATTTTGGCATCGAGAAGGAAAAGCTACTTTCCAAAACGAGAAAAAGAGATATTGCCATGCCTAGACAATTGGCAATGTATTTTGCGAAAGAATATACCAATGCTACTTTCGTGAAGATTGGTGAAGAAATGGGAGGAAAAGACCACTCTACGGTGATGTATGCATGTGATACCATCCGTGACCAATCTAAGGTAGATAAGCAGATGAAGAAATTTGTAAAGGAAATTAAGGAGAAAATTTTCGAATAATTTTTATAAATAATAAAGACATGAAAATCTTGATGGTGTGTTTAGGAAATATTTGTCGAAGCCCATTGGCTGAAGGCATTATGAAATCTAAGTTACCTCGAGATTTTTTTGTTGATAGTGCTGGGACTAGTGCATTTCATCGTGGGGAACTTCCAGATGTAAGATCGATAAAAACGGCGGAAAAACATCATTTAGACATTACGGATCAAAGGTCAAGGCCTATAGAAATTTCGGATTTGGAAGAGTTCGATTATATTTTCTGTATGGATGGATCTAATTTTAAAAATGTGCAAGATTTAGCACAGAATGATGCCCAACGTAGTAAAATTCATTTGATATTAGAGATATTAAAAAATCCGAAACTTAAAGAAGTTCCGGATCCATATTATGGTGGCGACCAAGGTTTTGAAAATGTTTATCAAATGCTAGATCGCGCTTGTGAGCTTTGGGCTGAGCAACTTATTCCTTAATGGATTTGCAATATGCTGCATATTTGCTCTGCTAATGATAGTCCTATTCTATCTTGAGCTTCATTAGTTGCTGCACCAATATGGGGAGAAAGAGAAATCTTAGGATGAGATAAGATTTCACTACTTGGGGTAGGTTCATTTTCATAAACATCAAGACCAGCGAAGGAAATTTTCCCCGAATTTAAGCCATTGATAAGAGCTTGCTCATGAATTACTCCACCTCTAGAGCAGTTGACAATGGCAACTCCTGGTTTCATCATCTCGATTTCTTTTTCATCAATAAGGTAACCTCCAGATTGTGCAGGAACATGTAAGCTAATAAAATCTGCATGTTTTAATACTTCTGGAAGTGGCTCGGTTTCTATGTCCACATTGATGTATTGCCCATTGTAGAATTTAACTTTTATATCAGCTTTCCCTACTTGGTTGTCGGCTGCAATAACTCTCATCCCAAGACCTAGAGCTACTTTGGCAACTTCTTGACCAATCCTTCCCATTCCGATAATTCCTATTGTTTTACCTCGCAATTCTATTCCTTTACCATAGTTTTTTTTCAGTTGTGCAAATTCCTTATTCCCTACTAAAGGCATTTTTCTGTTGGAATCTTCTAAAAAACGAGCTCCTGAGAAGAGGTGAGCAAAAACCAGCTCAGCTACACTGGCAGAAGAAGCAGATGGGGTGTTGATGACATGCAATCCCTTTTCCCTAGCATAGCTTACATCGATGTTGTCTAGGCCAACACCACCTCTTCCTATAATTTCAAGAGAAGGGCATTCATCGATAAGGTCTTTTCTAACCTGGGTAGCACTTCGTACTAAAAGTATTTTAATTTCATGAGCGTTAATAAAATCGATTAAAAATTCTTGAGGTACTTTATCGGTAATCACCTCGAATCCTTTTGCAGTTAAAGCTTCAACTCCTGAAGCATCTAGTCCGTCGTTGGCTAATATTTTCATTGTCTATTAATCTTTAAAAACTTCT encodes:
- the dnaA gene encoding chromosomal replication initiator protein DnaA; this encodes MEQDITIVWDNCLRFMRDNLNSIEEKEGISKLDDSFTLLFSKVKPLSLVEKNLTLQVPSDFYKEYIEDNYLSLLSAALKKNIGKGVKLWYSVKETIPQTHEKPVQQQVKGQSFQTPKPQQIMNPAFAQQVVNPFVVPGIKKININSQLNPSLTFDNFIEGESNKFVSTVAKTIAKRPGATSFNPLFIHGGVGVGKTHIAHAVGLEIKNLYPEKVVLYVSSEKFIQQFVSAAKSQSKADFANFYQMVDCLIIDDIQFLSSKSATQDMFFHIFDHLHQNGKQIILTSDKAPVDIQDVQERIVSRFKWGLSAEIKSPDYTTRKKIVINKLHRDGIALSEELIDYLATEVTANVRELIGIINSVIAYSMLLKTEMTLDLLKETISKISANKKKTINISTIQDVVCKYFGIEKEKLLSKTRKRDIAMPRQLAMYFAKEYTNATFVKIGEEMGGKDHSTVMYACDTIRDQSKVDKQMKKFVKEIKEKIFE
- a CDS encoding low molecular weight protein-tyrosine-phosphatase, coding for MKILMVCLGNICRSPLAEGIMKSKLPRDFFVDSAGTSAFHRGELPDVRSIKTAEKHHLDITDQRSRPIEISDLEEFDYIFCMDGSNFKNVQDLAQNDAQRSKIHLILEILKNPKLKEVPDPYYGGDQGFENVYQMLDRACELWAEQLIP
- a CDS encoding NAD(P)-dependent oxidoreductase; this translates as MKILANDGLDASGVEALTAKGFEVITDKVPQEFLIDFINAHEIKILLVRSATQVRKDLIDECPSLEIIGRGGVGLDNIDVSYAREKGLHVINTPSASSASVAELVFAHLFSGARFLEDSNRKMPLVGNKEFAQLKKNYGKGIELRGKTIGIIGMGRIGQEVAKVALGLGMRVIAADNQVGKADIKVKFYNGQYINVDIETEPLPEVLKHADFISLHVPAQSGGYLIDEKEIEMMKPGVAIVNCSRGGVIHEQALINGLNSGKISFAGLDVYENEPTPSSEILSHPKISLSPHIGAATNEAQDRIGLSLAEQICSILQIH